A window of the Gossypium hirsutum isolate 1008001.06 chromosome A03, Gossypium_hirsutum_v2.1, whole genome shotgun sequence genome harbors these coding sequences:
- the LOC121218077 gene encoding uncharacterized protein: MAPYKALYSHKCRTPLRWTELGERRVLSPKLFSETEDKVRLIRDCLKAIFDGQKSYTYLKRRENEYSVGDFVFLKVSPWKKVLRFSLKGKLSLRFIEPYQILKRVGLVVYQLELRPDLDRIHDVFHILMLRRCCSDPTHIVPVKEIEVRPNLTFEEESVQILNHDVKFLQKKSIPLVKVL; this comes from the coding sequence atggcaccttacaaggctctGTATAgtcataagtgtcgtactcctttgcgttggactgagttgggtgaacgtcGAGTTTTGAGTCCTAAGTTGTTTTctgagactgaggataaggttcgACTGATTCGAGATTGTCTGAAGGCTATTTTTGATGGACAGAAGTCTTATACTTATCTAAAAAGACGTGAGAATGAGTATTCTGTAGGGGACttcgtgtttcttaaggtctcaccatggaagaaggttttgaggttTAGTctcaagggcaagttgagccttagGTTTATTGAGCCTTATCAAATTCTGAAGCGAGTAGGACTAGTCgtttatcagttggagttacgtCCAGATCTAGACCgtattcatgatgtattccacatCTTGATGTTGAGGCGTTGTTGCTctgatcctactcatattgtccctgttAAGGAGATTGAAGTTAGGCCAAatttgaccttcgaggaggagtcGGTTCAGATTCTGAATCACGATGTAAAGTTTCTTCAAAAGAAGTCTattccattagtgaaagtgctgtag
- the LOC107952501 gene encoding uncharacterized mitochondrial protein AtMg00860-like: MGLVSTEGNQVDPRKIKAVLDWKQPMNVSEIHSFLGLVGYYQRFVKGFSLIAVPLTKLLCKGVLFVWTNVQQESFEKLKTVLTEASVVIQPKPRKEFVANVVADELSSRVMIDLRAMFARLSLFDDESLLAELHVKLTWIGQIWDRLLEDESLGLRFR; this comes from the exons ATGGGGCTTG TTTCTACTGAGGGGAATCaagttgatcctcgaaagatCAAGGCTGTACTGGATTGGAAACAACCTATGAATGTGTCAGAAATCCATAGTTTTCTAGGTTTGGTGGGTTATTATCagcggtttgtgaaaggtttctcacTGATTGCAGTGCCCTTAACTAAGCTGCTATGTAAGGGTGTTCTGTTTGTTTGGACTAATGTGCAGcaggagagctttgagaagctcaagactgttCTGACTGAGGCTTCTGTTGTGATACAGCCTAAACCTAGGAAGGAGtttgtg gccaatgtggtggccgatgagTTGAGCAGTAGGGTAATGATtgatctgagagcgatgtttgcTCGACTTAGTTTGTTCGATGACGAGAGTTTGTTGGCTGAGCTGCATGTTAAACTGACTTGGATAGGACAGATTTGGGATAGGCTGTTAGAGGATGAATCATTGGGTCTTCGGTTTCGTTAG